The following proteins are encoded in a genomic region of Oncorhynchus kisutch isolate 150728-3 linkage group LG6, Okis_V2, whole genome shotgun sequence:
- the LOC109892521 gene encoding uncharacterized protein LOC109892521 yields MDEKLILSVFNFPELYNTTLPDYRNGETRSLAWRRISALTALPAEECKRKWKNLRDRYFKEVRQEKRSKEETGERTTSRWKYRQLLNFLQPFIKPRNGNADHDNQESPDTINKSTQSEIKPVKTLNTALVNNMKPPTTQVGTMSQLAFVTQQQGTQMAQLAFLAKLPPGAQISPAPQPSSAPQLSTYTTRKRPQTRQESPASPCSSSTPAKLSTKNRRLLAKEKDHRSDSMIPNRQCDEDEMFLLSFVPALKRLAPQKRCETKIKIQQIMYEAEFSVDQPLTVKDPLVTVSNELPEPVPQEDQGPESQEEPET; encoded by the exons ATGGACGAAAAGTTGATATTGTCCGTTTTTAATTTTCCTGAGCTGTATAATACAACTTTGCCAGATTACCGCAATGGTGAGACAAGATCCCTTGCTTGGCGGAGAATCAGCGCGTTGACAGCTCTTCCAG CTGAAGAGTGCAAAAGGAAATGGAAGAATCTAAGAGACCGATACTTCAAGGAAGTACGACAGGAGAAAAGGAGtaaggaggagacaggggagcgCACCACCAGTCGATGGAAATACAGACAACTTCTGAACTTTCTTCAACCATTCATTAAACCTAGAAACGGCAATGCAGACCATGACAACCAGGAAAGCCCTGATACAATCAATAAAAGCACACAGAGTGAGATCAAACCTGTCAAAACACTCAACACAGCCCTGGTAAACAACATGAAACCCCCTACAACCCAGGTTGGGACCATGTCGCAGCTAGCCTTTGTGACCCAGCAACAAGGCACCCAGATGGCCCAGCTGGCTTTCCTGGCCAAGCTACCACCAGGTGCCCAAATATCCCCAGCGCCCCAGCCATCCTCAGCTCCCCAGCTATCAACATACACAACCAGGAAGAGGCCTCAGACACGACAAGAGTCCCCTGCTTCACCATGTTCCTCAAGCACTCCTGCCAAGCTCTCCACAAAGAACAGGAGGCTGCTGGCCAAAGAGAAAGATCACAGATCAGATTCCATGATCCCTAACCGACAGTGTGACGAGGATGAGATGTTTCTTCTCAGCTTCGTTCCTGCCTTGAAGAGGCTAGCCCCACAAAAAAGATGTGAGACCAAAATTAAGATCCAACAGATAATGTATGAGGCAGAGTTTAGTGTAGATCAGCCATTGACTGTCAAAGACCCACTGGTGACAG